The Actinocorallia herbida DNA window TGAACGCGCTGCTCACCGGCGCGTTCGGCCTGCTGCTCGGCGGGCACACGGGCCGCTCCGACGCGGTCTTCGGCGTCACGGTCTCCGGCCGCGAAGGCGCGGACCTCGCTGGGATCGTCGGCGTGCTCCTCAACACCGTTCCGCAATGGACAAGGGCCCGGCCTGATGCGACCGTGGGGGAGTACCTTTCGGCCGTGCAGGAGGCAAGAGTCGCGGCGATGGAGCACGAACACCTGGGGCTGGGCGAGATCCAGCGCGCGGGCGGCCACGACACGCTCTTCGACAACCTCTTCGTCCTCCAGAACTTCCTCGACCTCGACGCGTTCGCCGCGATGAACGCCAGGCACGGCATCACCTCCGTGCGGGCCGACGACTCCACGCACTACCCGTTCACCTGGGTCGTCACGCCGGGCGACCGGCTGACGGTCAAGCTGGAGTACCGCGACGGGGACACCGAGCGCGCCGCGCGCCTGCTGGAGGAGTACCTGGGCGTCCTCGAGGAAGTGGCGACGGCGACCGGTCCGGTGGGCGCGCTGCGGGGACTCGGGCCCGTGCCCGTCCCGGCCGAGCGCACGGACTTCGGCACCGACACCGTCGTCGACAGGTTCGACCGGGCCGCCGACCTGACCCCGGCGCGGGTCGCGCTGGTCGCGGACGGCGCGACCCTGACGTTCGCCGGGCTCAGGGACCGCAGCCGGGCGGTGGCGGGCGTGCTCGCCGCGCGCGGCATCGGCCCGGAGACGACCGTGGGCCTCGCGATCCCGCGCTCGCTCGACTCGATCGTCGCGCTGTTCGCGGTGCTGCGGGTCGGCGCGGCCTATGTGCCGCTGGAGCTGGACCACCCGGACGAGAGGATCGCGGCGATCGTGGCGGACGCCCGACCGGAGGTCGTGCTGACCGTCAGCGCGGTCTCGCCCCGGCTGACCGGCGAGCTGATCGAGCTGGACCGGCCGCTGCCCGAGACGTCCCCCTTCGTGACGTTCGCTCCGGGCGACCCGCACCGGCTCAGGCACCCCGCGTACACGATCTACACCTCGGGCTCGACCGGGAAGCCCAAGGGCGTGGTCACCGAGTACGCCGGGCTCACCAACATGCTGATCAATCACCGGCACCGGATCTTCGAGCCGGTGCTGGCCGAGCACGGGCATCGCGTCTTCAAGATCGCGCACACCGTATCGTTCGCGTTCGACATGTCGTGGGAGGAGCTCCTGTGGCTCGCCGACGGCCACGAGGTGCACATCTGCGACGAGGAACTGCGCCGCGACGCGCCCCGGCTCGTCGCGTACTGCCTGGAGCACGGCATCGACGTCATCAACGTGACGCCGACCTACGCGCAGCAGCTCGTCGCCGAAGGACTCCTGGACGACCCCGCGCGACGGCCCGCGCTGGTGCTGCTCGGCGGCGAGGCCGTCACTCCGGTGCTCTGGCAGCGGCTCGCCGCGACGAAGGGCACGGTCGGGTACAACCTCTACGGGCCCACCGAATACACCATCAACACGCTCGGGGTGGGCACCTTCGAGTGCGCCGACCCCGTAGTGGGCATGGCGATCGACAACACCGAGGTCTTCGCGCTCGACCCGTGGCTGCGGCCCGTCCCCGACGGGGTGCCCGGCGAGCTGTACGTCGCGGGCGTCGGCATCGCGCGCGGCTACCTCGGGCAGTCCGCGCAGACCGCGCACCGGTTCGTCGCCTGTCCGTTCGGCGAGCCCGGCGAGCGGATGTACCGCACCGGCGACCTGGTGATCCGGCGGCCCGACGGAAACCTCATGTATCTGGGGCGCACCGACCAGCAGGTCAAGATCCGGGGCCACCGGGTGGAGCTGGGCGAGGTCGAGGCGGTGTTCTCGGCGCACCCCGCCGTCCGGTTCGTCGCCGCCGTGGCGCAGCCCGACCCGCAGGTGGACGGCGCGTACCGGCTCGCCGCCTACCTCGTGCTGGACGGGGCCGACCTGGCGTCGGTCGCGGGCGAGGTCGGCGCGGGACTGCCCGATTACCTGCGCCCGTCGCACTACGCCGAGGTCGACGCCATCCCCCTGACCGTCAACGGAAAGGCCGACACCAAGGCGCTGCCCGAGGCCAGGCCGCTGGGCGCGCTGACGACCGGGGACGAGCGCGGCCCGGAGACCGAGACTGAGATCATCGTGTGCGAGTACTTCGCCGAAGCACTCGACCTGGACGACGACGAGGTGAGCGCGGTCAGCGATTTCACGGCCCTGGGCGGCCATTCCATGCTCGCGGTGCGGCTCGTAGGGCTGCTCCGCCGAGAGTTCGGCCCCGTGATCACCGTCCGTGATCTCGTCACCCTCCGCACCCCCGAGGCGATTGCGCGGCATGTCGATGACCACTCCTGACACCCTGCCCGTCCGGACGGGCGCAGAGATCCTCCGCGTGGCGCTCAAGCGCAACGCGGGCGCCATGACCTGGGGCACCCTCCTCATGGGGATGTACCAGGCGGGCGAGACCGCCTTCCCGATCGCGCTCGGCCTGATCGTCGAGCACACCCTGCAGGACCGGAGCCCCGGCTCCCTCGCCGTGTCGATCGCCGCGCTCGCCGTCATCATCACGACGGTGTCGTATTCATGGCGGTTCGGTATGCGGATCCTGCAGAAGGCCAACACGACCGAGGCGCACCGCTGGCGGGTCAGGGTCGCCGCGGTCGGGCTCCAGCCGGTGGACCGGGCCGTCGATCTCAAGTCCGGCGAGGTCCTCACCATCGCGACCGAGGACGCCGACCAGACCGCCGACATCGTCGAGGTCGTGCCGATGCTCGTCAGCTCGATGGTCGCGGTGGTGATCGCCGCGGTCGCGCTCGGCATCGCCAACCTGTGGCTCGGGCTGCTGGTGATCGTCGGGACCGTCGCGATCCTGTCGATCCTCAGTGTGATGTCCCGGCGGATCGGCGCGAGCACCAAGGAGCAGCAGGCCAGGGTCGCGCGGGCGGGCGCGAAGGTCGCCGACCTGATCAGCGGGCTGCGGCCCCTGCACGGGTTCGGCGGCAACCAGGCCGCGTACCTCTCCTACCGGAAGGTGAGCACCGAGGCGAAGCACCAGGCGATCACCGTCGCGCGCGTCAACGGCGCGTACGCGGGGACCGCTCTGGCGCTGAACGCGGTGCTGGCCGCCGCGGTGACGCTGACCGCGGGCTGGCTCGCTTTCGACGGCCGGATCGGCATCGGCGACCTCGTCATGGCGGTCGGCCTCGCGCAGTTCATCATGGAGCCGCTCAAGCTCTTCTCGGAGATGCCGAAGTACATCATGATCGCCCGCGCGTCCGCCGACCGGATGGCGCTGGTGCTCGGCGCGCCGCCGGTGACGGCCTGGGGCGAGGGCGCGCCGTCCGTCGGGGGCGTCGAGGTCGACGGCGTCCGGTTCGGGGCGCTGCGCGACCTGAAGTTCGAGGTGGCGGCCGGCGAGTTCGTCGCGATCGCCTCCTATCAGGCGGGTGCCGCGGCCGACCTCGCCGCGGTCCTCGCCGCGCGCGTCCCGCCGGACGCCTACGAGGGCGTCGTGCGGGTCGGCGGGCTGGAGACGGCCGACCTGGACGTCGAGGCGCTGCGCGGGCACCTGCTGGTGAACCCGTACGACGCGGAGATCTTCGCGGGCACCCTCCGCACCAACATCGACCCGTCGGGCACCGCGGGCCGGATCGACGAGGCGGTCACCGCGTCCATGCTGACCGACGTCGTGGCCCTGCACCGGGACGGGCTCGACTACCCCGTCCGGGACCGGGGCGCCAACCTCTCCGGCGGCCAGCGCCAGCGCCTGTCCCTGGCCCGCGCCCTGGCCGCCGACACCGAGGTGCTCGTCCTGCACGACCCGACGACCGCCGTCGACGCCGTCACCGAGCAGCTCATCGCCCGCAACATGGCCGACCACCGGCGCGGCCGCACCACCATCGTCCTCACCAGCAGCCCCGCGCTCCTGGACGCCGCCGACCGCGTCCTCATCCTCGACGACGGCACGATCACCGCCGAGGACACCCACCGCAACCTCCTGGCGGGCGACGAGGACTACCGCCTGGCCGTGGCCCGCTGATGTTCACGGCCCGCGGCGCCACCCGCGCCGCGGGCCTCCGGGCTCAGCCCTTCCGCGCCACCCCGCCCACGATCAGCGACTCGATCGCGCCCACCTCGGTCTCGCCGGGTTCGCGGGTCGTGATGTCGGGGAACAGTGCGCGGTCGTAGGCCGGGTCGGGCCGCCAGACGGACGCCGGCACGACGCCGGGGTCCAGCGGTTCGAGGTCCCCGAAGTACGCCGCGACCTCCTCGGTCGTGCGGAACCACCCGCTCCCGATGCCCGCGACGAACTTCCGCTCCAGTTCCTCGGCCTCGGGCGCCCCCCGGTGGAAGTGGCTGACCAGCAGGTGGCTGCCCGGCGCGGCCGGTGCGAGATACGCCGCGACGATCCCGCCCGGATCGTCGGACACCGGGAAGTGGTGCAGGATCCCGCTCATCAGCACTCCCACCGGCTCGTCGAAGTCGATGAGCCGCACCACGTCCGGATGCCCGAGGACCGCCCCGGTGTCCCGCACGTCGGCGGTGACGATCGCCGTCCGCGCGTCCCCCGCGAGCAGCGCGCCCGCGTACGCCCGCACCATCGGATCGTCGTCCACATAGACGACCCTGGCCTCCGGCGCCTCCCGTCGCGCCACCTGATGCGTGTTGTCCCGCGCCGGCAGCCCCGAGCCGAGGTCGAGGAACTGCCGAATCCCGACCTCCCCCGCGAGGAACCTGACCGCCCGCCGCAGCAGCGCCCGGTTCAGCACCGCCACCTTGCTCGACTCGGGCATCGCCTCCCCGACCCGCGCGCTGATCGCCCGATCCACTGGAAAGTTGTCGGTCCCGCCCAGCCCGTGGTCATAGATCCGCGCCACACTGGGCACACTCGGATCCACCCCCTCCGGCACCACGTCGGCCACCCTCATCCCCTCCTCCCGCCCGGACCCCGCCCGGCACGCGGCCCCCGCGCACTTCATGATCCGCGACCCGGGCCCCCGGGAGAAGCCCGTGGCGTTGCCGCTCCCGGTCATCGGGGAACCGCCGCTCCGCCCCGCACCGCTCGCCCTGCCCGTTCGGCCCGATGAACGCGCAGGCGGTCCCGCCACGGAACGTGGCGGGGCCGCCCGGTGCCGGGACGTAGCCGGGGCCGTACGAGTCCGGTGCGGGCCGCCTGCGCGGCACCTCGTGGGTCTCGGGGTCAGGTGAGGAGCCAGGCGGTGTCGCGGAGGAGAGCGTGGCGCCAGCCGGCGCGGTCGTGGGCGGAGGGGGAGCGGGAGACGCGGACGGTGGCGCCCGTCTGCCGGGTGAGGGCCTCGACCTCGGTGCAGTGGGGGAGCATGCCGTGTTCGTGTTCGCCCACGTCGAAGGCGAGGCGGAGGGCGGAGAGGTCGGGGCGGGTGCGGAGGCGGGCGGCGATGGCGCCGCCGGCGGGGCCGGCGAGGGGGTTCGCCGAGCCTCGTGAGTCGGGGGTCCACCAGAAGGAGCCGGATTGGCAGGCGGCGCCGGAGAGGAGACCGGGGAATTCGAGGGCGGCGTACAGCGCGCTCAGTCCGCCCAGGCTCTGGCCCGCCGCGATCACCCTGTCGGTGTCGGCGGGGACGTCGCCTTCGGCGAGGAGCGGGAGGAGTTCGTCGCGGACGGCCTCCCACAGGTCGGGGCGGCACTCGAACTCGGCCCGGCGGTCCTGGGCGGCGGGCAGGAAGACGAGCGTCGCGGGAGGCAGGTCGCCCGCGTCGAACGCCGCGTCGAACGCGGTCATCGCCGGGTGCAGGTAGAGCCAGTCGTCGCCGTCGAGCAGCAGGACGACGGGCCCGCCGCCGCCCACCGGGTGGACGCGGACCGTCCGGCGGCCGCCGAGCCGCGCGCTGGTCCAGCGGACCCGGGCGCGGGGGAGCGGCAGCACGTCGTCGGCGGCGACGTCGGGCCAGTGGGGCTGCGCGGGGAGGTCCGGCGTCGTCGCGATGGACCGCTCGCCGCCCGTGCCCGCCGCGTTGGCCGGGTCGGCGAACACGGCGCCGTCGTCGCCCACGAACCAGTACGTGACGCGCAGCCGGGCGGGCATGGGCACCTCGGCGTACCAGCAGTCGGTGTCGCCCCAGCGGCTCAGCGGCACCGGGTCCGCCCAGTTCTCGAAGGCGAGGGTCGCCGGGCCGCCGCGCCACAGGAACAGGGTCGCCCAGCCCCCGTCGGCGGCGGGCACCGACGCGGGGCCGGACGCCGACGCCCAGAACGCGTCGGTGCCGGGATCGCCGGCCAGTCCGTAGTCGGCGAAGGTGTTCTTCATGCTCGTGCCACTCCGTTTTGTGCGGATCCGATAGCGCTCACCGGGAGAGAGCGTAGGCGTCGAGCCCGGTGCCGCTCAGCCGTCCGGCCACCGAGGCGACGATCTCCCCGGCCCGCACCGCGGTGTTCGACAGCAGTGTCGAGGTGAGGCCGTGGGTGTGCTCGGTCGCGCCCTGCACGTAGATGCCGCAGCGGAGGTCCGGCGAGGTCGCGATCCGGTAGTCGCGCTCGATGCGGAGCGCGCCCGACGGAAGGCGCTCGCAGTGCTCGCCGGTCGGCCCCAGCAGGGTGAGCGGGTCGCCGGGCCGGTATCCGGTGCAGTACACGACCACGTCGGCCTCGATGACCTCCTGCTCACCGGTGGGCAGGAACTGGACGGTGGCGCGCACGCCGTCCCCTTCCCGGGAGGCCTCGAGGAGCCGGGTCGCGTTCAGGATGCGCAGCCGCTCCTTGCCCTGCACCTTCTCCTGGTAGTGCCTGCGGTACAGCTCGTCGATGAGGTCGAGGTCTACGACCGAGTAGTTCGTGGAGTGGTGGTAGGTCCGCAGGCTCTGCTTGACGGACTCGGGCGCCTCGTAGAAGTGGTCGACGGCGGCCGGGTCGAAGATGCGGTTGGCGAAGGAGCTGTCGTCGGCGGGGGTGTAGCCGTACTTGGAGAACACCGCGCACACCTCGGCGTCGGGGAAGCGCCCGTACAGGTGCTCGGTCACCTCGGCGGCGCTCTGCCCGGCGCCGACCACCACGAACCTGCGCGGGTCGGTCACCGTGGGCAGTTTCGCCAGGAACTCCTCGCTGTGCCAGATGCGCGTGTCGTCGGCGATCCCGTCGGGCCGCACGGGCGCGAGGCCGACCGCGACGACGAGGTTGCGGGTGCGCCGGGTGCTCAGCTCGCCCTCGCCCTGCCGGACCACCACGTCGAGGTACTCGACCGCGCCGTCCACGGTGACCGGCGTGACGCCGACGACCTCCGCGCCGTAGTCGACCTGGTCGGCGAAGGGCGCGGCGGCCCATTCCAGGTAGTCGTGGAACTCCAGCCGGGAGGGGAACATCGTCTTGTGGTTGATGAAGTCGATCATCCTGCCGCGTTCCTTGAGGTAGCAAAGGAAGCTGAACTCGCTGGCCGGGTTGCGCATGGTGGCCAGGTCCTTGAGGAAGGAGACCTGCATGGTCGTGCCTTCGAGGAGCATGCCGCGGTGCCATCCGAAAGCCTGCTGCTTCTCGAGGAAGACCGCGTCGATGTGCCGGCCGGTCTGCTCTCCGTGCTCGCGCAGCGCGATCGCCAGGGCGAGGTTGGACGGTCCGAAACCGATGCCGACGAGGTCGTGGACGTGCTGTTCGGCAGTGGGCATGGAAGGGCCTTTCGGGAAAGCGTTCCGGAGGGGGGCAGGGGGTGGAGCGTCAGCGCTACTTAGGTTAGGCTCACCTAATTGAGTGAGCGTAACCTTTTCGACACCCCCCACACAAGGAGAGCGCTGATGCGGGTCGTCATGTTCGGCTACCAGACCTGGGGACACCGCACCCTCCAGGCACTGCTGGATTCCGGGCACGAGGTGGTCCTGGCCGTCACCCACCCCCAGAGCGACCACGCCTACGAGAAGATCTGGAGTGACTCCGTCGCCGACCTCGCGACCGAGCACGGCGTGCCGGTGCTGCTGCGCAACCGCCCCGACGACGACCTCCTGCGCGAGCTCAAGGAGGTCGACCCCGATCTCATCGTCTGCAACAACTGGCGCACGTGGATCCCGCCGGAGATCATCGCCCTGCCCAGGCACGGCATCCTCAACGTGCACGACTCGCTGCTGCCCAAGTACGCGGGCTTCTCCCCGCTCATCTGGGCGCTCATCAACGGGGAGGACGAGGTCGGCGTCACCGCGCACATGATGGACGCCGAACTCGACGCCGGGGACATCGTGGTGCAGCGCGCCCTCCCGGTCGGGCCCGCCGACACCGTCACCGACCTGTTCCACCGCACGGTCGACCTCATCGCCCCGATCGTGCACGAGTCGCTGGACCTCATCGCGTCCGGCCGCACCGACTGGACCCCGCAGGACCGTTCCCAGGCGAACTTCTTCCACAAGCGCTCGGTCGAGGACAGCAACATCGACTGGACCTGGACGGCCGAGGAGATCGAACGGCTCGTGCGCGCCCAGTCCGACCCGTACCCGAACGCCTTCACCTACTACAAGGGCGAGCGCGTCCGCGTCCTCAAGGCGTCGGTCTCCGAGGGGATCTACGGCGGGACGCCCGGCCGGGTGTTCATCAAGGAAGGCGACGGGATCGTCATCGTCGCCGGGGCGGAGGCCCGCCG harbors:
- a CDS encoding methionyl-tRNA formyltransferase, which codes for MRVVMFGYQTWGHRTLQALLDSGHEVVLAVTHPQSDHAYEKIWSDSVADLATEHGVPVLLRNRPDDDLLRELKEVDPDLIVCNNWRTWIPPEIIALPRHGILNVHDSLLPKYAGFSPLIWALINGEDEVGVTAHMMDAELDAGDIVVQRALPVGPADTVTDLFHRTVDLIAPIVHESLDLIASGRTDWTPQDRSQANFFHKRSVEDSNIDWTWTAEEIERLVRAQSDPYPNAFTYYKGERVRVLKASVSEGIYGGTPGRVFIKEGDGIVIVAGAEARRGRSRGLVIERVRTEDGTDLPADELFQKMGGYLTRQP
- a CDS encoding ABC transporter ATP-binding protein; the encoded protein is MTTPDTLPVRTGAEILRVALKRNAGAMTWGTLLMGMYQAGETAFPIALGLIVEHTLQDRSPGSLAVSIAALAVIITTVSYSWRFGMRILQKANTTEAHRWRVRVAAVGLQPVDRAVDLKSGEVLTIATEDADQTADIVEVVPMLVSSMVAVVIAAVALGIANLWLGLLVIVGTVAILSILSVMSRRIGASTKEQQARVARAGAKVADLISGLRPLHGFGGNQAAYLSYRKVSTEAKHQAITVARVNGAYAGTALALNAVLAAAVTLTAGWLAFDGRIGIGDLVMAVGLAQFIMEPLKLFSEMPKYIMIARASADRMALVLGAPPVTAWGEGAPSVGGVEVDGVRFGALRDLKFEVAAGEFVAIASYQAGAAADLAAVLAARVPPDAYEGVVRVGGLETADLDVEALRGHLLVNPYDAEIFAGTLRTNIDPSGTAGRIDEAVTASMLTDVVALHRDGLDYPVRDRGANLSGGQRQRLSLARALAADTEVLVLHDPTTAVDAVTEQLIARNMADHRRGRTTIVLTSSPALLDAADRVLILDDGTITAEDTHRNLLAGDEDYRLAVAR
- a CDS encoding SAM-dependent methyltransferase; this translates as MRVADVVPEGVDPSVPSVARIYDHGLGGTDNFPVDRAISARVGEAMPESSKVAVLNRALLRRAVRFLAGEVGIRQFLDLGSGLPARDNTHQVARREAPEARVVYVDDDPMVRAYAGALLAGDARTAIVTADVRDTGAVLGHPDVVRLIDFDEPVGVLMSGILHHFPVSDDPGGIVAAYLAPAAPGSHLLVSHFHRGAPEAEELERKFVAGIGSGWFRTTEEVAAYFGDLEPLDPGVVPASVWRPDPAYDRALFPDITTREPGETEVGAIESLIVGGVARKG
- a CDS encoding lysine N(6)-hydroxylase/L-ornithine N(5)-oxygenase family protein — protein: MPTAEQHVHDLVGIGFGPSNLALAIALREHGEQTGRHIDAVFLEKQQAFGWHRGMLLEGTTMQVSFLKDLATMRNPASEFSFLCYLKERGRMIDFINHKTMFPSRLEFHDYLEWAAAPFADQVDYGAEVVGVTPVTVDGAVEYLDVVVRQGEGELSTRRTRNLVVAVGLAPVRPDGIADDTRIWHSEEFLAKLPTVTDPRRFVVVGAGQSAAEVTEHLYGRFPDAEVCAVFSKYGYTPADDSSFANRIFDPAAVDHFYEAPESVKQSLRTYHHSTNYSVVDLDLIDELYRRHYQEKVQGKERLRILNATRLLEASREGDGVRATVQFLPTGEQEVIEADVVVYCTGYRPGDPLTLLGPTGEHCERLPSGALRIERDYRIATSPDLRCGIYVQGATEHTHGLTSTLLSNTAVRAGEIVASVAGRLSGTGLDAYALSR
- a CDS encoding alpha/beta hydrolase-fold protein, with translation MKNTFADYGLAGDPGTDAFWASASGPASVPAADGGWATLFLWRGGPATLAFENWADPVPLSRWGDTDCWYAEVPMPARLRVTYWFVGDDGAVFADPANAAGTGGERSIATTPDLPAQPHWPDVAADDVLPLPRARVRWTSARLGGRRTVRVHPVGGGGPVVLLLDGDDWLYLHPAMTAFDAAFDAGDLPPATLVFLPAAQDRRAEFECRPDLWEAVRDELLPLLAEGDVPADTDRVIAAGQSLGGLSALYAALEFPGLLSGAACQSGSFWWTPDSRGSANPLAGPAGGAIAARLRTRPDLSALRLAFDVGEHEHGMLPHCTEVEALTRQTGATVRVSRSPSAHDRAGWRHALLRDTAWLLT